Proteins found in one Solitalea lacus genomic segment:
- a CDS encoding GNAT family N-acetyltransferase — translation MKTIIETERLILRELEYTDENDLFEMDSDPEVHLYIENNPVKSIDEIKKVIEMLKKQYVENGIARWAVVDKVTNECVGWSGLKYFREPLNNHINFYELGYRFKKKHWGKGFATESSIAILDYGFKNLNVDSIFAITDPKNANSKKVLTKLGFDFQETFDYEGDLTDWFKLKKEYWETKKSNR, via the coding sequence ATGAAAACAATTATTGAAACAGAACGCCTAATTTTAAGAGAGTTAGAATATACAGACGAAAATGACTTATTCGAAATGGACTCTGACCCAGAAGTGCATTTGTATATTGAAAACAATCCTGTAAAATCAATTGACGAAATAAAAAAAGTGATTGAAATGCTTAAAAAGCAATACGTGGAAAATGGAATTGCTCGTTGGGCAGTAGTTGACAAAGTAACAAACGAATGTGTGGGTTGGTCAGGATTAAAATATTTTAGAGAGCCTCTAAACAATCACATTAATTTTTATGAGCTTGGTTATCGGTTTAAGAAAAAGCATTGGGGGAAAGGCTTTGCGACAGAATCTTCAATTGCAATTTTAGATTATGGATTTAAAAACTTGAATGTTGATTCAATATTTGCAATAACTGACCCCAAAAATGCGAACTCAAAAAAAGTCCTAACTAAATTAGGTTTTGACTTTCAAGAGACGTTTGACTATGAGGGAGACTTGACAGATTGGTTTAAATTAAAAAAAGAATATTGGGAAACAAAAAAGTCGAACCGCTAA
- a CDS encoding amidohydrolase family protein, producing MKLIRLAHMLKHKFLLFISFTPILLFVAACSRYDMGIVAGTLIDGNGDTPQTNKLILINDGRIEAIKDTSEKNNYHFTTLIDAHDKFVIPGLYDMHGHLTMSYRTIKVTDGVPQASVEYNQQASEWGVRSLLYYGITSVRETGDFLEEGLLLKKIIDSDRLIGPRIFTCGPLIESSTPEFKTMSVLVNTPEEARAEVRRQVNAKVDFIKIYATVPPQILKAIIEEAHKYKKKVIGHMGASTWREAIDAGIDALVHPAPFCDKSMADLDN from the coding sequence ATGAAATTGATTAGACTTGCCCACATGCTAAAACATAAATTCCTACTTTTTATTTCTTTTACACCTATACTGTTGTTTGTTGCCGCTTGTTCAAGGTATGATATGGGAATTGTTGCAGGTACGCTCATTGATGGAAATGGTGACACGCCTCAAACGAACAAACTCATACTTATAAATGACGGCAGGATCGAAGCAATAAAAGACACCAGTGAGAAAAATAATTACCATTTTACTACTTTAATCGATGCGCATGATAAATTCGTTATTCCCGGCCTTTATGATATGCATGGACATCTTACCATGAGCTACCGGACAATAAAAGTGACAGATGGGGTACCTCAGGCTTCTGTGGAATATAACCAACAGGCTTCAGAATGGGGTGTGCGGAGTTTGCTTTATTACGGGATTACCTCGGTAAGAGAAACAGGAGATTTCCTGGAAGAAGGCCTTTTATTAAAAAAGATTATTGATTCAGACAGATTGATCGGTCCCAGAATTTTTACCTGTGGGCCACTCATAGAATCTTCTACCCCTGAATTTAAGACAATGTCAGTACTTGTCAATACTCCGGAGGAAGCCCGTGCTGAGGTAAGGCGCCAGGTGAATGCAAAGGTGGATTTCATAAAAATATATGCAACAGTTCCGCCACAAATCTTAAAAGCAATTATTGAGGAAGCACACAAGTACAAAAAGAAAGTAATCGGTCATATGGGCGCTTCCACCTGGCGGGAAGCGATTGATGCCGGCATCGATGCCTTAGTTCACCCTGCTCCCTTTTGTGACAAATCCATGGCTGATCTGGACAACTAA